Proteins from one Plasmodium cynomolgi strain B DNA, chromosome 10, whole genome shotgun sequence genomic window:
- a CDS encoding splicing factor arginine/serine-rich 1 (putative), with product MSMRESISRIYVGNLPSHVTPRDVENEFRKYGTILKCDVKKTVSGAAFAFIEFEDARDAADAIKEKDGCDFGGNKLRVEVPFNARDNGKYNSRGGRGMMGRGMKSRRGRYVVEVSGLPLSGSWQDLKDHLREAGECGHADVFKNGLGEVSFFHKEDMLEAIEKFNGSTFRSHEGEKSKITIREKKVSWHREDGGYGRYGSRNRSYSSRSYSRSDKRSYTRSRSYSSRSYSRSRSRSRSGSRSRSRSRSRSRSRTSSSSRSRSMDRRRDAYDKKRSYSRSLSYQERRKNKRSASKSASRSASRSDSRSSSWSHKRRH from the exons ATGTCCATGCGTGAGAGCATTTCGCGCATCTATGTGGGAAACCTACCGTCTCACGTAACGCCAAGGGACGTAGAAAATGAATTTCGCAAATATGGAACCATACTTAAGTGTgacgtgaaaaaaacagTGTCCGGTGCTGCCTTTGCCTTTATCGAATTCGAAGATGCGAGGGATGCAGCGGATgcgataaaagaaaaagacggGTGTGATTTTGGGGGTAATAAGTTAAGGGTCGAAGTTCCTTTTAACGCGAGAGATAATGGGAAGTACAACTCCCGAGGGGGTAGAGGGATGATGGGCAGGGGGATGAAGTCTAGGCGAGGCAGATACGTCGTTGAG GTCAGCGGATTGCCCCTCTCAGGAAGCTGGCAAGACTTGAAGGACCATCTAAGAGAAGCAGGAGAGTGCGGCCACGCggacgtttttaaaaacgggCTTGGTGAAGTGTCCTTTTTCCACAAGGAAGACATGCTTGAAGCgattgaaaaatttaacgGATCTACATTTAGGTCCCATGAAGGTGAAAAATCCAAAATAACAATCAGAGAGAAAAAGGTATCGTGGCATCGAGAAGATGGAGGGTACGGTAGATACGGTAGCAGGAATAGGAGCTATTCTAGCAGGAGCTACTCCAGGAGCGATAAAAGGTCATACACCAGAAGTAGAAGCTACAGTAGCAGAAGCTACAGCAGGAGCAGAAGTAGAAGCCGAAGTGGAAGTCGGAGCAGAAGCAGGAGTAGAAGCAGGAGTAGAAGTAGAACATCTAGCAGCAGCAGAAGTAGAAGCATGGATAGAAGAAGAGACGCATATGATAAGAAAAGAAGTTACTCCAGAAGTCTGTCTTACcaagaaaggagaaaaaataaaagatccGCATCAAAATCTGCATCCAGATCTGCATCTAGGTCAGATTCTAGATCCTCCTCGTGGTCCCATAAGAGAAGACATTAG
- a CDS encoding hypothetical protein (putative), which yields MQYVKSKTAVILGSTDKLSNRSVAIKNSNTSLKKELHTDVQGKRPNRDDSSDEERQTSENVPRLKSSLKKKNSSLDGSTLEQVSFKRAVVEGDPLGGSSSDASERPVNGATSKMGVMLEGGENEGDESSVDDDRDTDGGGNSGEEESVEKPKGPAKSAIKKVSVFQRLATTHTLSSSYRRLSPKLKKLHTENLQGALKGGEPKKAFSMRVDKNVIYSSFSPYNKARKVNAERKLNMIRAKTQILKIAESFMSTDKIKSFQMVERRKTQSFANRGKPLSEKSEKLEKSEKSERRKPGDIPTSLRRSSTKHGDLGNANQGKEPDESVVKSSGQIEANQKKRPILRKHKKMVLQKTGSQQGLPLFENMLGVSPSGGVYSWDGYQWKRINIFYERFVSLCTDKKGHIICINTDFQPGFLMSNRCFQKIDTHREEAFFLKMAISGRNKMWAINLRGDLQKWDKYEWVQEKKAYGIAKLKSLAFDRNDHLWVLDEKNYFYIFNTERKNWLLHSDSSRGGGNINDFDFNESNFLVAVTSDGMIKICRNGRWVKCGMLGQMKISSLHFLRKAGGGEMGPAVLAKNPKRGEGDHRFYS from the exons ATGCAATACGTAAAGAGCAAAACGGCGGTTATTCTGGGATCGACTGACAAATTGAGTAACCGCAGTGTTGccataaaaaattcaaacacTTCGCTGAAAAAGGAGTTGCACACAGACGTGCAAGGGAAAAGACCCAACCGCGACGATTCATCTGATGAGGAAAGACAGACAAGCGAAAATGTGCCAAGATTAAAGTCAtcccttaaaaaaaaaaacagctctTTGGATGGAAGCACTTTGGAACAGGTGAGCTTCAAACGTGCAGTTGTGGAGGGAGACCCACTGGGGGGGAGCAGTAGCGACGCTTCGGAGAGGCCGGTTAACGGGGCTACGTCGAAAATGGGCGTAATGCTGGAGGGAGGAGAAAACGAAGGTGATGAAAGCAGCGTAGATGATGACCGGGACACAGATGGGGGTGGCAACTCGGGTGAAGAAGAATCGGTAGAGAAACCGAAGGGACCAGCAAAAAGCGCAATCAAAAAAGTGTCCGTGTTCCAGCGGCTAGCAACGACGCACACTCTAAGCAGCAGCTACAGACGCCTAAGTCCAAAGCTGAAAAAACTGCACACAGAAAATCTCCAAGGAGCCTTGAAAGGGGGGGAGCCCAAGAAAGCCTTCAGCATGAGGGTAGACAAAAATGTGATCTATTCTTCATTCTCCCCGTACAATAAAGCGAGAAAGGTAAATGCGGAAAGGAAACTAAATATGATTAGGGCCAAGACGcagatattaaaaatagcTGAGAGTTTCATGAGCACagataaaataaagtcaTTCCAAATGGTGGAGAGGCGGAAGACTCAATCGTTTGCGAACAGGGGGAAGCCCCTTTCGGAGAAGTCGGAGAAGTTGGAAAAGTCGGAAAAGTCGGAGAGGAGGAAGCCAGGGGATATTCCGACTTCCTTGAGGAGAAGTTCAACCAAGCATGGCGACTTGGGAAACGCTAACCAAGGCAAGGAACCCGATGAAAGTGTGGTCAAATCGAGCGGTCAGATAGAGGCcaatcagaaaaaaagaccaaTATTAAGAAAGCACAAAAAGATGGTTCTACAGAAAACGGGTAGCCAACAAGGATTGCCATTATTTGAAAACATGCTGGGAGTAAGTCCTTCAGGAGGAGTGTACTCATGGGATGGCTATCAGTGGAAGAGAATAAATATCTTCTACGAACGTTTCGTGTCCTTATGTACTGATAAAAAGGGACACATCATTTGCATCAATACAGATTTCCAGCCGGGCTTTCTGATGAGCAATAGGTGCTTCCAAAAAATAGATACCCATAGGGAAGAagctttctttttaaaaatggccaTTAGTGGGAGGAATAAAATGTGGGCAATAAACCTTCGGGgggatttacaaaaatgggacaaGTACGAATGGGTGCAGGAAAAGAAGGCCTACGGAATAGCTAAGTTGAAGTCATTGGCCTTTGACAGAAATGATCACCTGTGGGTTTTGGACGagaagaattatttttacatcttcAACACGGAACGTAAGAATTGGTTGCTCCACAGTGATAgcagcagggggggaggtAACATAAACGACTTTGATTTTAACGAGAGCAATTTTTTGGTGGCTGTCACCTCCGATGGGATGATTAAAATTTGTAGAAATGGTCGGTGGGTGAAGTGCGGGATGTTGGgacaaatgaaaatttccAGTTTGCACTTTTTGAGGAaggcaggggggggagagatgGGACCAGCCGTCTTAGCGAAGAATCCCAAGAGGGGCGAGGGGGACCATCGA TTTTATAGTTGA
- a CDS encoding hypothetical protein (putative): MKSLPIPLIRNLIPSVTLNRINGTHLLKHLENVCEHIALVGRYTKGKSTRRGYISGQVSRQIGRHTGRHSSSHVSSHTSRQLKKVERHKGEGNSTKGTIRRSKLFDQVDEQFDKAVVLLPEFGPSGIIRLLYALQKIKYGKKKRKKNNILKRIEYYLLRDSVNDRVYNFWSHLKINDTILLFRMFIKNNYFEPALLCKLMGEVVYNEDFCISSDVVLFLRSYHIYRCRIKRIKKCKWKEISLSDDCLRKLLHIIVRNKFDHTHKEMCTFFSLFSIYGRILPFPERWEIYSKSIEYVEKTQLGYSPRDIKNFILSLFRINSFLFDGACVPGNDGSLMGVPQMGKKSHVESLSVVNPTLRKLFHLYNKHNTDVRVEDELRILESAVRSHYYHYDSLESILFHIKNNIAQLGLSNGVKFVRLVRKLRNAHSSDAVVHTDACASNTDTKFVRHMLDHILTNCAEVFRT, from the coding sequence ATGAAGAGTTTGCCAATACCTCTGATCCGGAACCTCATTCCGAGTGTAACTTTGAACAGAATAAATGGTACCCATTTGTTGAAGCATTTGGAAAATGTGTGTGAGCATATAGCGCTGGTGGGGAGGTACACCAAGGGGAAGTCAACACGAAGGGGATACATCAGTGGGCAGGTCAGTAGGCAGATCGGTAGGCACACCGGTAGGCACAGCAGTAGTCACGTAAGTAGTCACACCAGTAGGCAGTTAAAAAAGGTGGAGAGACACAAGGGGGAAGGCAACTCCACCAAGGGGACAATAAGAAGGAGTAAATTGTTCGACCAAGTGGATGAGCAGTTTGACAAAGCTGTGGTTCTTCTGCCGGAGTTTGGTCCGAGTGGAATCATTCGATTATTGTATGCcctgcaaaaaataaaatatggaaaaaaaaagagaaaaaaaaataacatcctTAAACGGATAGAGTACTACCTACTGCGAGATTCTGTCAATGACAGGGTATACAATTTTTGGAGTCACCTAAAGATAAATGACACTATCCTCCTCTTCAGgatgtttataaaaaacaacTATTTTGAGCCAGCCCTTCTTTGCAAACTCATGGGAGAGGTAGTGTATAATGAGGATTTCTGCATATCATCTGATGTGGTTCTTTTCCTACGTTCCTATCATATTTACAGATGCAGAATAAAGaggattaaaaaatgcaagtgGAAAGAAATTTCCCTCTCGGATGACTGCCTAAGGAAGCTCCTCCACATCATTGTTCGCAACAAATTTGATCATACACACAAGGAAatgtgtacctttttttcccttttttcgatATATGGGCGTATTTTACCTTTCCCTGAGCGATGGGAAATTTATAGCAAGTCGATCGAATATGTAGAGAAGACCCAACTGGGTTACTCCCCAagagatataaaaaatttcattctAAGCCTTTTTAGGATTAACTCCTTCCTGTTTGATGGGGCATGTGTACCTGGGAATGATGGTTCCCTGATGGGGGTCcctcaaatggggaaaaaatcccATGTGGAGAGTCTATCCGTGGTGAACCCCACCCTGCGAAAGTTATTTCACCTTTACAACAAGCACAATACCGATGTTCGGGTCGAAGACGAGTTGCGAATCCTGGAGAGCGCTGTGAGGAGTCACTACTACCATTATGACAGCCTCGAGAGCATTCTCTTCCACATAAAGAATAACATTGCTCAGTTGGGCCTTTCAAATGGAGTaaaatttgttcgtttggTTAGGAAGCTTCGGAATGCACACTCGTCCGATGCGGTGGTGCATACAGATGCATGCGCGTCAAACACGGACACAAAATTTGTTCGCCATATGCTGGACCATATTTTAACCAACTGCGCCGAGGTATTCAGGACC
- a CDS encoding 60S ribosomal protein L12 (putative), producing the protein MAKRPDPNEIKYVYIRQVGGEVGASSVLSPKLGPLGLSPKKIGDDIAKETQSWKGLKICVKLTIQNRQAKIEVVPTSASLVLKELNEAPRDRKKVKNIKHNGNLKIEQVYSIARIMKDKSRAKEFKGTVKEILGTCNSIGCTVDGKKPTTVQEMIDSGEIDVPDC; encoded by the exons atggcCAAAAGACCAGATCCTAACGAGATAAAATATg TCTACATCCGACAGGTCGGAGGCGAAGTGGGAGCCTCGTCAGTGTTGTCCCCCAAGTTAGGTCCCCTTGGACTGTCCCCCAAGAAAATTGGTGATGATATAGCGAAAGAAACGCAGTCATGGAAGGGGCTAAAAATTTGCGTAAAACTAACCATACAAAATAGGCAAGCCAAAATCGAAGTGGTACCAACGTCAGCCTCGCTGGTATTAAAAGAACTGAATGAAGCTCCCAGGGatcgaaaaaaagtgaaaaatattaaacataatggaaatttaaaaattgagcaAGTGTACTCTATTGCAAGAATCATGAAGGATAAGTCGAGGGCCAAAGAATTCAAAGGAACtgtaaaagaaattttagGCACTTGCAACTCTATTGGTTGTACCGTCGATGGGAAGAAGCCAACTACCGTGCAGGAGATGATTGACTCCGGGGAGATCGACGTACCAGACTGTTGA
- a CDS encoding 60S ribosomal protein L8 (putative), which translates to MGRVIRGQRKGRGSIFKSHNHHRKGAAKLRHLDFCEKKGYIKGLIKDIIHDPGRGAPLAKIVFKKTEKYGKKEELMVATEGMFTGQYISCGIKAPLSVGNILPIGKMPEGTLICNLEHRTGNRGTLVKASGCYATVVGQSEDGKKTKVRLPSGAKKTIDARARAMVGVVGAGGRIDKPILKAGVAHHKYRVKRNCWPKVRGVAMNPVDHPHGGGNHQHIGHPSTVSRSAPAGQKVGLIAARRTGLLRGAKKTKLVGKTED; encoded by the exons atgggaagagtCATAAGAG GCCAGAGGAAAGGAAGGGGCTCGATTTTCAAGTCCCACAACCACCACCGAAAGGGAGCAGCCAAGTTGCGCCACCTGGACttctgcgaaaaaaaaggatacatTAAAGGACTTATAAAGGACATAATCCATGACCCAGGAAGAGGAGCCCCCTTGGCAAAaatagtttttaaaaaaacagagaaatatggaaagaaggaagagCTGATGGTAGCCACAGAAGGTATGTTCACCGGCCAGTACATTTCTTGTGGTATTAAAGCTCCGCTATCCGTTGGAAATATCCTACCCATAGGGAAAATGCCAGAAGGTACTTTAATATGTAATTTAGAGCACCGCACAGGAAATAGAGGAACGTTAGTGAAGGCATCCGGATGTTACGCTACGGTTGTTGGTCAATCTGAGGATGGAAAGAAGACCAAAGTTCGTCTCCCCTCTGGTGCGAAAAAAACGATTGATGCTAGAGCTAGAGCTATGGTTGGTGTTGTGGGTGCAGGGGGAAGAATCGATAAGCCAATTTTGAAGGCTGGTGTTGCGCACCATAAGTACAGAGTTAAACGTAACTGCTGGCCTAAAGTCAGAGGTGTTGCTATGAACCCTGTGGACCATCCCCATGGTGGTGGTAATCACCAACACATTGGTCATCCTTCCACCGTTTCGAGAAGCGCGCCAGCTGGACAGAAGGTTGGTCTCATTGCTGCTAGAAGAACTGGTTTGTTGAGAGGTGCCAAGAAGACCAAGCTTGTTGGAAAAACAGAGGATTAA